GATTATCAAAATGAACATTCACTAATTTAATAGAATTGTATTTTCCATCCTTGATATAAGCGGGCATGGATAGATGCAGTGCATTTTGATCTTCCATGGGAAGGTTGATTCGGTTGGGAACTATAGCAGATCCATCACTTAAAGCAGTGAAGGCAGTTCTCATGCTTTCTATTGCATCTGACATGGACACTACGGACCGAACATCATCCGCCGAATAAAATGGTAAATTCATAAAGTGTAATAGTTTCTATTTTTTAGTAAGTGCCCAGGAACCATCCCAATCATCACCGGGGGGATTATCGCGGTAATGTTCACAGCGTGGAATATAAACGCGGCTTGGGTTGGTTTTTCTGCCGGGAAACATATCTTCAAGTTTATCAGAAGCTTTGAATGCGTCAATAGCCTTTTCCCATTCTTGATTTCTATACAAAGCTAGGGCATCATGATAGGCATCAAGAAGTTTATCATATCCCGGAGGCATCTTCCCTTTTTCAGCTATGAGTTCGAATACTTGAGCCGGTTCTGATTTTCCCATAACAACTACATAATCCAAATCACGCCAGATAAATTTATCCTTACATGCTTTATATGTTTCATCGGCTACTTGGATATAAATACCATATTGTTTTGCAGATGCTTCTAAACGTGCCGCCAAGTTTACCGTATCACCCATCATGGTATAATTCATGCGCATGGTTGAACCCATATTCCCCGTAACCATTTGTCCACTATTGATACCAATTCTATTTTGCATATGGTGAACAATCTCGGGCCAACGATCTCCCTGGCCTTGCCATTTTAATCGCAATTCATCCAAACTTTCTTGCATTTTTATGGCCGTGATACAAGCCCAATATTCATGATCCTCTACAGGCGCCGGTGCACCATAAAAAGCGACAATTGCATCACCTATATATTTATCCAGTGTACCTTTATTATCCAATAGGATATCGGTCATTTCAGTCAAATAATCATTCAACAATTCCACTAAATCACTGGCCGATAATTTTTCTGAAAAGGCAGAAAAGCTCTGGATATCCGTGAAGAAAGCAGTGTGATATCCTTCGTTTCCACCAAGAGAAGGTTCTTCCTTCGCATCGAACATTTGATCAATAAGTTCCGGAGAGATATAAGCACCAAATGTATCTT
The window above is part of the Candidatus Neomarinimicrobiota bacterium genome. Proteins encoded here:
- a CDS encoding ornithine cyclodeaminase family protein, with protein sequence MNLPFYSADDVRSVVSMSDAIESMRTAFTALSDGSAIVPNRINLPMEDQNALHLSMPAYIKDGKYNSIKLVNVHFDNPQIGLPLINGVILVMDAVEGSPLALVEGKSVTSLRTGAGSGLATD